The genomic interval acgggtgtcagggaatgttggGTGTCAGAATCTGTCTAGCAGTGAATGACACATGCCACTTTTCTATAGGTCAACGGAAGGATCGAGGTGTCGCGAGCCCTAGACCATTGgtatattccctgacatgtggtgattattctctgataggttgttacgattccctgacttaACTGTCGTCTAGTGCTTGACCACCCAGATCTGTCGAACTGGAACTGGGTCTTCGTACCTGTGAGCCTTGACCTGTGGATGTAGACCTGTATTCCATAACCTTTGTTTGCCTCTTCGTAAATCCAGACCTCTATGTCTGGCCCTGGTCTACGTGTCTTGCCTTGTGAACTCCTAACCTGCTTTACCTTGTAAATCGTGATCTGTATGCCTTAGCTCGATTTCGCTTATCTtgaatcccgacctgtacgcctcagTTCGATTTTGTCTATCCtgaatcccgacctgtacgcctcagTCCAATTCCGTCTGCCCtgcatcccgacctgtacgcctcaaTCCGATTCCATCTGCTCCAACCTGTACGCCTTAGTCCAAGTCCGtctgtcccgacctgtatgccttgATTCGTATATCCTTCATCTGTACATTCAAATTCGTATATCCTGACCTGTGAttcctgacctgtaatccttggttggGACATTCTGACCTGTATGTTCTGGCCCGGTCGTCCTGCTCCGCGAGTCTACAATTCCTGACCAGTAATCCTTGgcttgcacatcccgacctgtatgctctGGCCCGGCTGTCCTGCTCCGCGAGTCTATAATTCCTGACCTGTCATCCTTGGCTTGCACATCCCAACATGTACGCTTTGTCCCCTATGTTCTGTACCGCAAGGTTATAAATCCTGACCTCTGATCCTGGCTTCCGAGTTCCTACTCGACCCGTAGGCCTAATCCCGAAATGCCACTTATGCCCGACCAGGACCGTCTTGTAACCTGGTACTTTGAATTAAACGTAGGTCAGACTCTTGACCTCCATGTAGACaagacttttgaccaccacgtaggtctgacttctgaccgccacgtgagcttgacttttgaccgccatgaGGGTTTGACTTCTGACCGCTACGAGGGTTTGACTTCCGACCACGTCAACTATCCAACCCACTATCATGCGCCGTATCAGAGtacattaattttaatttaaaatgatttagagTTCTCTAAGTCATTAGCTGTTTTTAACCATAAGTAAAAGGTTTTATAAGTGATCATTTCTAGGTGGAATAAGAATGACATTTTTTTCCTTCTAAATCAACAGTGAGAGGAGCACGTTTGAATGCAGATTTACAAGTTTCTTACTTTATTATTGCTTATTCTCCTCATCTTGTCTATCCGACAACCTTCCTCAAGTTTTGTCACATGGAGCACGCATTCATTTCAGAGACACATGTTAAACTTGACCATGTGCAGTGCTAAACTTGAGGGCCTTTAATTCCCTCTATAAAACGCGATCATCATCACCTTTACTAACACAATATAGACACTGCACGACCTTTTTTCTCGTTTGCTTTGTTGAGTAGACATGGCTCCAAATAGGCCTTCAAATTACGAGGATGATCAGGTATATATATTGTTATCTGCAACTTCATTTcttttttcttgttttggccCTCAATTAGCAGCTTGAATCAGTGTTAAGCATATAATTTTAGATTGCAAGGATCTAGGAGAACCACCGTATGTTACTGCTGTTCTAATATTGCATAGGTTAGATGAGATACACTGCTGAACATGTCTCCACAAACTAAACtaaatttgtttgtttttttctcCTTTGTTTTTTAGTAGATATGGCTACAAATAAACCTTCAAATTACTAGGATGATCAggtatatatatattgttatctGCAACTTCATTTCTTTTTGCTTGTTTTGCCCCTCAATTAGCTGCTAGCTAGGATGACTGGAGCATGGTTTATCAGAACGGACGTGTGGAGTCAAATTTCCAATAGATAACGTTGTAGACAGCTCAGgactttattttaatttatttcttcaaataaaataatataaatttatataataaaaaataaatattgtgaCGAATAAGTTCTACCTAACTTTGCAAATGCAATATAATATTTGTCCTTTACGTCTACTTAACTTTGCAAATCTGAATAATTAGATTCTTGTCCCATTGGCATGGCATAGCGGTTAAGGCGGTGTCATAGTTTGATCTTCTACTGAGATATGTGTTGGTGCTAAATTTAGTGGAAAAACATAGGCCGGGCGGCCGTGGGCTGAAATATCCATGGGTAGAAAAAGCACACGAGTTTGTCTTCGCTAGCGAAGTATCGATTCGGTATTGGATGGTCTTATAGGGACGACAAGACCATGAGGGTTCACTGTCAACGACTTGCTGCAGTGCTTCTGTAATTTACCTTGGGGATTGATGGGAAACTACCATGGATTGGACCTATCATCTTCAGGATTAGTTGGGTCAACCGGACACCTAGGTtatcaataaataataaataataataataataataataataataataataattattagatTCTTATCCTCAGGTAAAGTATGATGGTAAGAAGGACATGCTCTCATGCAACGCAGTTTGAACCTCTCGCAAGATGTATCATACTGTGTTTGAACCACTAGTGACTTTGGACCACCCATATGTACTTTTCGGATTTCTCATGGTAGCCGATATAAAATTTTCGTGGGTTCGAACCAATCACCTTCATGATTACTCGATACAAAAAGTTAGATACttgtattataaaaaaaatcacagaTATTATATCTATTGAAATCAATAGCTCTCAAGTTATTACATATACAAGGATAAAGACAATTAGCAATAAATTAAAGGATTAATTCCCTTGATTATTATTGAATatttttagatttaattctaatttCTAACCTTTTGTTTCTACTTTTTGCAAGGTTTTGGTGGAAGGAAACTCTCATATAAAGACAATGATATTAAATAGGCCTCTAAAATTCAACGCCCTCAACTATCAAATGGTTCGTTCATCCTTAGTCTCAATTATACAAAgccatttaaaaatattatttttgataaattacaGGCCATTATTAATGCTCTAAAATTAAGCCAAACAAATCAAGTAAAAGTTTGATTTCTTTATCTCCATCCAATTTAGAAGCATTCCATTTATAGGTTGCCCAAGTGTTAGTACCTATAGTTTATAGAACTCCAAACACCATTACATATATATCAAAccattttaaagataaatttacTTATTTACTCTCACATTTCAGCTAAAATATTGGCAATAAATATTCCATTGTTATATTtctcttttgattttaatttgtgCTTCTTGTTGAATTAGGCTTCTGATTTCTATTAAAAACAAATCTTGTTTTCAAGGTTTTGCAATTGTCGGAGGAGCTCCAGAAGTTGGAAAATGATCCTGTTGTTGGGTTGGTAATTGTAAAGGTACATGCATGCAATCAATTGCCTTCTGTGAACTTTCAAAATATTATTATTCTCCGGATCAAATTCAATATATATAAGTGTCTAATTTTCTAATATTTCATCATGGATTGAAGGCAAATGGAAAAGTATTTTGTGCGGGAGGAGATGTTATTGAATACTATCGTTGCTCGCTCACAGGTATTATTCAATACGGCTATATTGATTAGCTGGAAGTTTTTTTTGTGATACTGCAGTATTATTCATTTTTATCTGAAATTTGATACGAGCAACTAATTGTTAACCTAAATATGAGAAGGTGAGTGGGCACTGGCAGCTAAAATTTATCAAAAGCAACTCACCTTGGACTACCTAGTGGCAACATACATTAAGCCCGTGGTCAGTTGATCATATCATATATAACAATAGAATTACTGaaacaatatttttcaaatatgttttGTAACATTTCGAATTAAGCACATTTCTACTTGAAGGTTTTCCTGATCAATGGGGCAGTGATGGGAGGTGGTGCTGGACTTTCTATGAACACAAGCTACCGAGTCGTTACCGAAAATACGGTATGATCAATCGGTCATTTATGCTAACATTTGTAGTTTTGAACATGTGCTTTGTATTTGCTTTTAGGTCTTTGCAATGCCAGAAGCAGCTATAGGACATTATCCGGATGTTGGAGCATCTTATTTTCTTTCTAAGCTTCCCGGCTTCTTAGGTTATCACTTAGTTAATAACTCTATTGATTACATATGTGATTATATTGAAAATATATGATGATCTTTAAACTCTGTGATTGTTCATTTTAGGGGAATATCTTGGCCTTACTGGTGCAAAACTGAATGGTGCTGAGATGGTAGCATGTGGACTTGCCACTCACTTTGTTCCTTCAAAAGTATATTGTTTCTTGTTTTACCAAAAtagatttgttttttttcctttaacaACATCATTGTTCTTACACTATTATTTCTGACCAATAAGTAGAATTTACTTTTGTTGGAGAAATCATTGCATGAGGTGGATGTTGCTGAACCAAATACAATCCAGGGAATTATTAGCAAATATACTCAGCAAGTGCCATTGAAAGAACACAGTGTTCTTCATAGGTGAGCCATACATCACTACATGCACATTTTCTCTTTtccacaaatatatatatatatactcagcaTCTTTCTATTCATATCATTTTTGTAGGCTTAACCTCATCGACCACTTTTTCTCAAAACAAACAGTAGAACAAATCTTATCTTCCTTGGTAAGGAAACAACCCAACACTATCTATTTTTATATATGTTTGTATACCTTGTTAATTGAGTCATAATTTAAATAAAGATATGTATTCattatttcctatttatgatTGTTTAGGAACATGAGAATGCAACTTTGAAAGAGGAGTGGATTACTAAGTCAATAAGATCAATGAAGGCAGCATCACCAATAAATCTTAAGATCTTCTTTATGTCGGTAAATTATCTAttatctttcttctttttttaagaGTTTATTACTTGATGAAGATAAAAGAGAAAAGGACAAGTGATATAAAAGGTACATATAATAATGTAATTGGATATATCTTATCTTAACTCATTCTTAGATTAGGAAAGGTCGATTTGAACCACTTGAAGAGTGTCTAATTCGAGACAGTAGAATATCTTCTCATTCTATTCGACGAACAATGTCGAATGACTTTCTTGTGGTACGTATTCACTATTTACCTTTACTTGGATAGagtttatttcttttttctcatttttgAAAAAAGTGCTGACATATATATTGTTGAATGTAGGGTGTTAGGGCAACACTATTGGAGAAAAATTACAAACCAAAGGTGATATATCTACATGCACAAGTTGTACCAAAATTCTTCTAAATAACCTTTCACatgtatttttgttttttttcatattaatttctttcttcattttgttATCATACTTGGCAGTGGGAGCCTTCGAAATTGGAACTGGTTAGCAATGATATGGTGGAGACATATCTGACAAAGATACCTGAGATTGAAGGCTGGAAAGAACTCCAACTTCCTACCAGAGACATGCTTgagaaggcactcagagctaaaCTCTAGAGTCTCGTTTACTTGAAGAGAAATAAAAGGAATGGAAATAAGCAAGTTTGAATAAAATGTGCAATGGCAGACAATGACTTATTTATCTGCAACAAAGAGTTAGCACCAAAGACCCAAGGCTTAATCTCAGCAGATGAGGTCATTAATATAGGCGCACTTGGATGTCATAAGAGCTCATAAATGTAGGAAGCGTTACAGCTCATGCTTTCAAGTATAGTGTCACGCCCCAAGACCTAGGCGTACACGAGTTATTCGTGAATATAAATATTCGAAAATAACAAGTCTCATATACTGAATACTAAACTAGTAATGATTTAACGGAAATATTGTCTTTACAAAGTGAAAATCTAATAGCGATAGGTAGAGCGTACAAGTAAAAATAACATAACTAAAAGGAAGAATTGTTTGAACAGGGATCCAATACCAATCCCAAAACATCTCTTGCTCCTCTTTCTTGACTTGTTCTTCGTCTTTATCTGGGGATGGGAGTAAGGGGGTGAGTGCTCCGAAAAACACTCGGTAAGTGGGGGTCGATCGAGCATTGAACGACataatacaaaacataacaagatATTCGGAATTCATGACAGGAACATATTTCATGAAACATGGTAAAAACATAACTTAATCGAAAACATATACTTATAGCACTATTAATCATCTTATTTTCTATGGTATTACTGATcagtcccctatatgtaattccttTAAGGATAAGGTCATATATCGATTATTATTATCCACCGCATCAGAatcataacttgtcatatcttaaCATGATTTCAGAAATTCCCTTTTATcatatctaacttgagtcataaCAATGCATCTTGGAATTTAGAAAGTGCATCTTGGAATTCAAAAAACTAAATAATCAGTCATAacatgagaggaactatcctacccatgaccttgagcttgcagcagtagtgttcgctctcaagatttagagacattacttgtatggagctcagtgcagggtgtacacatatcatcagagtctgaagtatttcttcactcagaaggatctgaatatgcgacagcgcagatggctagaactggtcaaagactatgacatagatatcctctaccacccaggaaaagcaaatagggtagcagacgccctcagcagaaagtccagcgttaccctattatctctagcagccatgtcaccgcccctatagaaggagatctcagatttcggtctcgaactcatagtcggacagctctctactatgacattagagtctaccttgctcggtgacatccagacagctcagtaGCAAGATCacgaaattcagagaatcaagcaaggtttagcgaaatcgaaggtggagagttcagagtgtccgctagtGGGGtgctgtattttggtgacagattatgcgttccagatcaggaggaactcagaaggaagattttagatgaggctcacaagactccctatgcgatgcatccaggctccactaaaatgtaccaggacttgaagaaacatttttggtggcacgggatgaagagagacatcgctcgttatgtcagcacctgcctaacctgtcagagggttaaggcagaacatcagagaccaggaggagttttgcagcccattcagattccataatggaagtgggaagacatttctatggattttatagtgggactacccagaaccacgaatggtttcgacaccatctgggtaatagtcaacaggttgactaaatcagcccacttcctagctatcagaatatcctattccatggagcagttagctcagttgtatctcaaggagatcgtcaggctgcatggagtcccacgaaccattatttcagacagagacagtaggttcacatcacacttctgggagtgtatacagtcagctttgggcacgaagttaaagtttagcacaaccttccatcctcagacagatggtcagacggagcgagtaaatcaagtactcgaagatatgctccgagcatgtgccctagacttcaagggaagttggtgcaaatatctaagcttagcagagtttgcatacaataacagctatcaggccactatcggtatgacaccttacaaGGCTCTAtgcgggcggaggtgtagatctctaatctactggtatgagagtggtgaacag from Zingiber officinale cultivar Zhangliang chromosome 6B, Zo_v1.1, whole genome shotgun sequence carries:
- the LOC121992907 gene encoding probable 3-hydroxyisobutyryl-CoA hydrolase 3 isoform X4 gives rise to the protein MEKYFVREEMLLNTIVARSQWALAAKIYQKQLTLDYLVATYIKPVVFLINGAVMGGGAGLSMNTSYRVVTENTVFAMPEAAIGHYPDVGASYFLSKLPGFLGEYLGLTGAKLNGAEMVACGLATHFVPSKNLLLLEKSLHEVDVAEPNTIQGIISKYTQQVPLKEHSVLHRLNLIDHFFSKQTVEQILSSLEHENATLKEEWITKSIRSMKAASPINLKIFFMSIRKGRFEPLEECLIRDSRISSHSIRRTMSNDFLVGVRATLLEKNYKPKWEPSKLELVSNDMVETYLTKIPEIEGWKELQLPTRDMLEKALRAKL
- the LOC121992907 gene encoding probable 3-hydroxyisobutyryl-CoA hydrolase 3 isoform X3 translates to MAPNRPSNYEDDQVLQLSEELQKLENDPVVGLVIVKANGKVFCAGGDVIEYYRCSLTGEWALAAKIYQKQLTLDYLVATYIKPVVFLINGAVMGGGAGLSMNTSYRVVTENTVFAMPEAAIGHYPDVGASYFLSKLPGFLGEYLGLTGAKLNGAEMVACGLATHFVPSKNLLLLEKSLHEVDVAEPNTIQGIISKYTQQVPLKEHSVLHRLNLIDHFFSKQTVEQILSSLEHENATLKEEWITKSIRSMKAASPINLKIFFMSIRKGRFEPLEECLIRDSRISSHSIRRTMSNDFLVGVRATLLEKNYKPKWEPSKLELVSNDMVETYLTKIPEIEGWKELQLPTRDMLEKALRAKL
- the LOC121992907 gene encoding probable 3-hydroxyisobutyryl-CoA hydrolase 3 isoform X1; amino-acid sequence: MAPNRPSNYEDDQVLVEGNSHIKTMILNRPLKFNALNYQMVLQLSEELQKLENDPVVGLVIVKANGKVFCAGGDVIEYYRCSLTGEWALAAKIYQKQLTLDYLVATYIKPVVFLINGAVMGGGAGLSMNTSYRVVTENTVFAMPEAAIGHYPDVGASYFLSKLPGFLGEYLGLTGAKLNGAEMVACGLATHFVPSKNLLLLEKSLHEVDVAEPNTIQGIISKYTQQVPLKEHSVLHRLNLIDHFFSKQTVEQILSSLEHENATLKEEWITKSIRSMKAASPINLKIFFMSIRKGRFEPLEECLIRDSRISSHSIRRTMSNDFLVGVRATLLEKNYKPKWEPSKLELVSNDMVETYLTKIPEIEGWKELQLPTRDMLEKALRAKL
- the LOC121992907 gene encoding probable 3-hydroxyisobutyryl-CoA hydrolase 3 isoform X2; the encoded protein is MILNRPLKFNALNYQMVLQLSEELQKLENDPVVGLVIVKANGKVFCAGGDVIEYYRCSLTGEWALAAKIYQKQLTLDYLVATYIKPVVFLINGAVMGGGAGLSMNTSYRVVTENTVFAMPEAAIGHYPDVGASYFLSKLPGFLGEYLGLTGAKLNGAEMVACGLATHFVPSKNLLLLEKSLHEVDVAEPNTIQGIISKYTQQVPLKEHSVLHRLNLIDHFFSKQTVEQILSSLEHENATLKEEWITKSIRSMKAASPINLKIFFMSIRKGRFEPLEECLIRDSRISSHSIRRTMSNDFLVGVRATLLEKNYKPKWEPSKLELVSNDMVETYLTKIPEIEGWKELQLPTRDMLEKALRAKL